The Fundidesulfovibrio magnetotacticus genome has a window encoding:
- a CDS encoding polysaccharide deacetylase family protein — MNTYNIMFHDVVDAYTRSGFQNKAAHPYKHSTQQFEQYLHTLTSLNIKACTINDLDPASPENRMLFTFDDGGLSFLHAADFLERFEIRGHFFITTNRIGAPYFIDKSGIRNLLARGHIIGSHSHTHPHPFCRLTAERQKDEFMTSKHILEDITGERCITGSIPGGDIDSSTYVNIANLGYDYIFTSEITTKQIDVEGTSYLGRICPKSHVAASKLPGMLSNKGLVQLAMLRKFKCIIKSLLSIAPAHKA; from the coding sequence ATGAACACCTACAACATAATGTTTCACGACGTTGTGGACGCCTACACAAGAAGCGGCTTCCAAAACAAGGCCGCACATCCATACAAACACTCAACCCAACAATTCGAGCAATACCTGCACACGCTTACCTCTCTAAACATCAAAGCATGCACCATAAACGATCTTGACCCAGCAAGCCCTGAGAACAGAATGCTATTTACCTTTGACGACGGAGGGCTTTCATTCCTGCATGCAGCAGACTTTCTCGAACGCTTTGAAATTAGAGGCCATTTTTTCATTACCACGAATCGAATCGGTGCACCGTACTTTATAGACAAATCCGGCATCCGGAATCTCTTGGCAAGGGGACATATTATAGGCTCGCACTCCCACACTCATCCACATCCATTCTGTAGACTGACTGCTGAGCGACAGAAAGACGAGTTCATGACCAGCAAGCACATCCTCGAAGACATTACTGGCGAACGATGCATTACGGGATCCATACCGGGAGGCGACATTGACAGTTCAACATATGTGAACATTGCAAACCTCGGCTACGACTACATTTTTACTTCTGAAATAACTACGAAGCAGATTGATGTCGAGGGCACATCATACCTTGGAAGAATATGTCCGAAAAGCCACGTTGCTGCCAGCAAGCTGCCAGGCATGCTAAGTAACAAAGGGCTTGTACAGCTTGCAATGTTGCGAAAATTTAAATGTATTATCAAGTCGTTGCTGAGCATCGCACCTGCGCACAAAGCTTAA
- a CDS encoding acyltransferase family protein: MTSQRYPHLDLLRATSIFYIVMIWHFDNYLPIHIFDTTPFEITTYTLLALFMYISGFLLSARNTISNFNDFLLFYQKRFIRIYPLFILALTLFYLTGMIDANVFFHAATLTSIITNDQPITLWFITCIIAYYLIFPVIIYRYSFAHCTISAAFAIIILVTISKLNSALVDKRAIVYLIPFTFGIISNRSAMVRKYTAKYSVVVPLFVAGILATCVGYNCGTESISRASSTAAIPLIILLSSKIYAQNCIITAVSYASYCMYLYHRVIFMYVVEVIPIHNPALNIFMLFVVGFISIFAISYAIQYTYDSLVDLTRKKRNVS; this comes from the coding sequence ATGACAAGCCAGAGATACCCTCACCTCGACCTGTTACGGGCAACTTCTATCTTCTATATTGTAATGATATGGCATTTTGACAATTATTTACCGATTCACATTTTCGACACAACGCCTTTCGAGATTACAACATACACACTCCTTGCTTTATTTATGTACATATCAGGATTCCTATTGTCTGCACGGAATACAATCTCAAACTTCAATGACTTTTTATTGTTTTACCAAAAAAGATTCATTCGAATATACCCTCTTTTTATTCTTGCACTAACATTGTTCTATTTAACGGGAATGATCGACGCCAATGTTTTTTTTCACGCAGCCACCTTAACCAGCATCATTACAAATGATCAGCCAATTACTCTCTGGTTTATCACCTGCATCATTGCGTATTATTTAATATTCCCAGTTATCATATATAGATATTCTTTTGCGCATTGCACGATATCTGCAGCATTTGCAATCATAATTCTCGTCACGATAAGCAAACTCAACAGTGCATTGGTTGACAAGAGAGCCATAGTTTATCTCATTCCATTCACATTCGGAATAATATCAAATCGCTCAGCTATGGTTCGCAAATATACTGCGAAATACTCTGTTGTCGTGCCCCTTTTCGTAGCAGGAATTTTGGCGACCTGTGTTGGCTACAATTGTGGAACTGAAAGTATTTCTCGCGCATCCAGCACAGCTGCAATCCCTTTGATAATCTTACTGTCGAGCAAGATTTACGCGCAAAACTGCATAATTACAGCTGTTTCATATGCTTCTTACTGCATGTACTTGTACCACAGAGTGATATTCATGTATGTTGTCGAAGTAATCCCGATACACAACCCTGCGCTTAACATTTTCATGCTATTTGTCGTCGGCTTCATATCTATCTTTGCAATCTCGTATGCAATTCAATATACTTACGACTCGCTTGTTGATTTGACCAGAAAGAAAAGGAACGTCTCATGA
- a CDS encoding glycosyltransferase, giving the protein MKRQKALYVTARPPYPLDTGAKIRSWHVLAGLAQRYNISILTYSDPIIKNEWLDAVRDIGVTSVVQVENHALNNPVSPSLFLRASIRGLPATALKYTTREFTRKYHEMLSKEPILAHIENMQIADILHPRHGQRRSTLLTMNSHNVECQIAERLRDVQTSLPRKVALTVNAYTMRRFEAQAYSLCDLVLSVSREDADIITMMTTGKANTAVIENGVDETYYTQGRPEDVNPDDLVFVGSMDWLPNADGMEWFVQCVFPMIKTARTQSRLHIVGRNPMPSVKRLHAPERGVYVTGTVSDVRPYLRSSSVVVVPLRFGGGTRLKILEAFSMGKAVLSTTLGCEGISCEDGKHLLIRDTPESMAAACLKLMNNRDIRESLGAKAKTLASTNYAWPAIINKMNNALDILQQQNKRNM; this is encoded by the coding sequence ATGAAACGGCAAAAAGCTCTTTATGTTACAGCTAGACCTCCATATCCTCTAGATACTGGCGCAAAAATACGTTCTTGGCACGTACTAGCAGGCCTAGCTCAACGATACAACATAAGCATACTTACATACAGTGATCCAATCATTAAAAATGAATGGCTTGATGCTGTCCGCGACATAGGAGTAACAAGTGTCGTCCAGGTTGAAAATCATGCACTAAACAATCCCGTCTCGCCAAGCCTGTTCCTTCGTGCATCCATCCGAGGCCTGCCCGCCACAGCTCTGAAGTATACAACACGTGAGTTTACCAGGAAATACCACGAGATGCTGTCCAAGGAGCCGATCCTAGCTCACATCGAGAACATGCAGATTGCCGACATACTGCATCCAAGACATGGCCAGCGTCGAAGTACGCTACTGACAATGAACTCTCACAATGTGGAATGCCAGATCGCAGAACGCCTTCGGGATGTGCAGACCTCACTGCCACGCAAAGTCGCTCTCACCGTAAACGCGTACACCATGCGCCGCTTTGAAGCTCAGGCCTACAGTTTGTGCGACCTTGTCCTTTCTGTATCACGCGAAGACGCAGACATTATAACGATGATGACTACCGGCAAAGCCAATACCGCAGTGATCGAAAACGGAGTTGACGAGACATATTACACCCAGGGCCGACCGGAGGACGTCAATCCCGACGACCTAGTGTTTGTCGGATCCATGGACTGGCTCCCCAATGCTGATGGAATGGAGTGGTTCGTGCAGTGTGTTTTTCCAATGATCAAAACTGCGCGTACCCAGAGTAGGCTGCATATCGTTGGACGTAACCCTATGCCCTCTGTAAAGCGACTGCATGCCCCCGAAAGAGGCGTATACGTCACGGGAACCGTTTCTGACGTTCGGCCGTATCTGCGAAGCAGCTCTGTTGTGGTCGTACCGCTCAGGTTTGGAGGCGGCACTCGGCTAAAAATACTGGAAGCTTTCTCCATGGGCAAAGCCGTACTTTCAACGACGCTTGGCTGCGAAGGCATTTCTTGTGAAGACGGGAAACACTTGCTCATCAGAGACACACCAGAAAGCATGGCTGCAGCATGCCTAAAACTTATGAACAACAGAGACATTCGAGAATCACTTGGCGCGAAAGCAAAGACTTTGGCGTCAACAAACTACGCATGGCCAGCCATAATAAACAAAATGAACAACGCCCTGGACATATTGCAACAACAAAACAAGCGCAACATGTGA